Proteins encoded in a region of the Roseovarius pelagicus genome:
- a CDS encoding ABC transporter permease produces the protein MHRLQKLILGRLIFGVLTLFIISAFMFIGIEILPGDLAQQILGQSATPSTVAAFRAELGLDQPPHIRYIDWLGGVLQGDFGNSLASGRAVADLLSTRLYNTIFLATYAAVIAIPVALTLGLLTALWRHTVFDRGMNLGALAAVSMPEFFVAYVLILFLSIRFGWFPTLARIDAAEGLGDALYRTFLPALTLVLVVVAHMMRMTRAAIINVLASPYIEMAQLKGVPWWRIIVLHALPNALAPIINVMALNLAYLIVGVVVVEVVFSYPGLGQLLVDAVTSRDFPVVQAVGLFFATVYITLNVLADIISLISNPRLRHGR, from the coding sequence ATGCATCGGCTTCAAAAGCTCATTCTGGGACGCCTGATTTTCGGTGTTCTTACACTGTTCATCATTTCGGCGTTCATGTTTATCGGTATCGAAATTTTGCCCGGTGATCTTGCTCAGCAGATTCTGGGCCAGTCCGCGACCCCCAGCACAGTCGCCGCCTTTCGCGCCGAGCTGGGCCTCGATCAGCCGCCTCACATACGCTATATCGACTGGCTCGGTGGGGTGCTTCAGGGTGACTTCGGAAATTCTCTTGCCTCGGGGCGGGCCGTGGCCGACCTGCTCAGCACGCGGCTGTACAATACCATCTTCCTGGCAACATATGCAGCGGTGATCGCGATACCGGTCGCACTGACTTTGGGTCTTTTGACGGCGCTCTGGCGCCACACCGTGTTTGACCGCGGGATGAATCTCGGGGCTCTTGCGGCCGTTTCGATGCCCGAATTCTTTGTCGCATATGTGCTCATTCTTTTCCTGTCGATCCGGTTTGGCTGGTTTCCTACACTGGCCCGTATTGATGCGGCAGAAGGATTGGGGGATGCGCTTTACCGCACCTTCCTGCCGGCGCTGACGTTGGTTCTGGTGGTGGTCGCACATATGATGCGGATGACCCGCGCCGCGATCATCAACGTGCTGGCCTCGCCCTACATCGAAATGGCGCAGCTGAAGGGTGTGCCATGGTGGCGGATTATCGTGCTTCACGCACTGCCCAACGCCTTGGCACCGATCATCAATGTCATGGCCCTGAACCTTGCCTATCTCATCGTTGGCGTCGTGGTGGTTGAGGTCGTGTTTTCCTATCCTGGCCTGGGCCAGCTACTGGTGGACGCCGTGACGAGCCGTGACTTCCCTGTCGTACAGGCCGTGGGCCTGTTCTTTGCCACCGTCTACATCACGCTCAATGTGCTTGCAGATATCATTTCACTGATCTCGAACCCGCGTTTGCGACATGGCAGATAA
- a CDS encoding acyl-CoA dehydrogenase family protein, whose translation MNLEYDAKEQQFRKQVRSFIEANLPADLRAKVLNHKRLTREDYRKWHLILYAQGWVAPNWPREYGGAAWTPVQRHIWEEETTRAGAPNVISFGINMLGPVLMEFGTKAQKDHYLPRILNCEDWWCQGYSEPGSGSDLASLKTSAEWIEDESGAYYLVNGQKTWTTLAQHANMIFCLVRTTTSMRKQEGISFLLINMKSQGVSLRPIITLDEDHEINEVFFDNVRVPVDNLVGEENLGWTYAKYLLSHERNNVAEVGRSKRELRFLKHLAMTTPSQNGSLLDDPLFARKVALLEAEMMALEITNLRVVSSDHGNSEPGPEVSMLKIVGTEVQQRLTELMVETVGPYSLPFDVDFLEGRRETAVTGHDAAAPLTAHYLNFRKASIYGGSNEIQKNIISRMILGL comes from the coding sequence ATGAACCTCGAATATGACGCGAAAGAGCAGCAATTTCGCAAGCAGGTGCGATCTTTCATCGAAGCCAATCTTCCGGCTGATCTTCGGGCCAAGGTCTTGAATCACAAACGCCTCACGCGCGAGGATTACCGCAAATGGCACCTGATCCTGTACGCCCAGGGATGGGTGGCGCCCAACTGGCCCCGTGAATATGGCGGGGCCGCGTGGACGCCTGTGCAGCGCCATATCTGGGAAGAAGAAACCACCCGCGCAGGCGCGCCCAACGTCATCAGCTTCGGCATCAACATGCTCGGCCCGGTATTGATGGAGTTTGGCACAAAGGCGCAGAAAGATCACTATCTGCCGCGCATCCTGAATTGCGAGGACTGGTGGTGCCAGGGCTACTCCGAGCCGGGATCGGGGTCGGATCTTGCATCGCTGAAAACCTCTGCCGAGTGGATCGAGGACGAAAGCGGCGCCTACTACCTTGTCAACGGCCAGAAAACCTGGACGACCTTGGCACAGCACGCCAACATGATCTTCTGCCTGGTGCGCACCACCACCTCCATGCGCAAGCAAGAGGGCATCTCGTTTCTGCTGATCAACATGAAATCGCAAGGGGTCAGCTTGCGACCGATCATCACGCTGGACGAGGATCACGAGATCAACGAGGTTTTTTTCGACAACGTCAGGGTGCCCGTGGATAATCTGGTGGGCGAGGAAAACCTTGGCTGGACCTATGCCAAATACCTGCTCAGTCACGAACGCAACAACGTGGCCGAAGTCGGCCGGTCCAAGCGCGAGCTTCGTTTCCTGAAACACCTGGCGATGACCACGCCCAGCCAAAACGGATCGCTGCTGGACGATCCGCTTTTCGCGCGTAAGGTCGCCCTGCTCGAAGCCGAGATGATGGCGCTCGAAATCACCAACCTGCGGGTTGTCTCGTCCGATCACGGCAATTCCGAACCTGGCCCCGAGGTCTCAATGCTCAAGATCGTTGGAACCGAGGTGCAGCAGCGCCTGACCGAACTGATGGTCGAGACAGTGGGGCCATATAGCCTGCCGTTCGATGTCGATTTCCTTGAGGGCCGGCGCGAGACAGCAGTGACTGGCCACGATGCGGCAGCTCCGCTTACGGCGCATTATCTCAATTTCCGCAAAGCTTCGATCTACGGCGGATCAAACGAGATTCAGAAGAACATCATCAGCCGGATGATATTGGGACTTTGA
- a CDS encoding TetR/AcrR family transcriptional regulator codes for MIDNTKGSIADRRKARKAENHEAKRNRILDVAGEMFFRQGYANTNLDEIALKLGVKKPFIYYYFKDKLDIFETLCVESSKLTCEAFKANGTTGLSPSERLSLGLNELILRYLQTFAGGALYYKEPSLLAGDAAKIVRENGLLLHADLLDVLEDGRRAGEFHFEDTKLTGLLIGGAIGFMFHWYRPDSKLPPDELADYMVDDLMKIVTSPPATASASRPGQQS; via the coding sequence ATGATTGACAACACCAAGGGTTCAATCGCGGATCGGCGCAAGGCGCGCAAGGCGGAAAATCATGAGGCAAAGCGCAACCGGATTCTCGACGTTGCCGGCGAAATGTTCTTTCGGCAGGGCTATGCCAACACCAATCTTGATGAGATCGCGCTGAAGCTGGGGGTGAAAAAACCGTTCATCTACTACTATTTCAAAGACAAGCTCGACATTTTTGAAACGCTGTGTGTTGAATCGTCAAAATTGACCTGCGAGGCTTTTAAGGCGAATGGCACGACAGGTCTCAGCCCTTCGGAAAGATTGTCACTCGGATTGAACGAGCTGATCCTGCGCTATCTGCAAACCTTCGCTGGCGGCGCACTCTATTACAAGGAGCCAAGCCTGCTGGCGGGGGACGCCGCGAAAATTGTACGTGAAAACGGCCTGCTGCTGCATGCCGATTTGCTCGATGTGCTCGAGGACGGGCGCCGCGCGGGTGAGTTCCATTTCGAGGACACCAAATTGACCGGCCTGCTGATCGGCGGGGCCATTGGATTCATGTTTCATTGGTATCGGCCCGACAGCAAATTGCCACCCGATGAGCTGGCGGATTACATGGTGGACGACCTGATGAAGATCGTCACATCCCCGCCGGCCACTGCCTCGGCGTCACGCCCCGGACAACAGAGTTAA
- a CDS encoding acyl-CoA dehydrogenase family protein, giving the protein MDFTLTEEQAQLSDTLCRWLEKEYGFEQRRDTIASKNGTCARAWTGLSDLGLLALPVPEVLNGFGASGADMFGVMEALGKALLVEPYLATVSGIEFLKHDQDRFAGLLGQAASGVVRLACALGERQSRFDRFDVEMTTRIEGGAHVLNGRKTVVVHGAQADHLIVSARTAGNTRDPDGITLFVVPSDIRGLCRTDYRTIDGMRAADIEFANVRLPDSARLGAAGEAWPIIDAVSDYTCALLCAEAVGIMQAVNDTTLEYLKMRRQFDQPIGAYQALQHRMAELFIEVEQARSLAMLAASVARSDETSKRRHTISAAMIRVGQAATRVGQEVIQMHGGIGMSNEMQVAHYFKRLSVFGALEGDIDHHVARLARQPEFRHPD; this is encoded by the coding sequence ATGGATTTCACGCTGACCGAGGAACAAGCGCAGCTTTCCGACACGCTCTGCCGCTGGCTTGAAAAGGAGTACGGGTTCGAGCAGCGCCGCGACACCATCGCTTCGAAGAATGGCACATGCGCACGGGCCTGGACCGGCCTGAGCGATCTGGGGTTGCTGGCGCTACCGGTGCCCGAAGTGCTGAACGGGTTTGGCGCGAGCGGTGCAGACATGTTCGGCGTGATGGAAGCCCTTGGGAAAGCCCTGCTTGTCGAGCCTTACCTAGCAACCGTTAGTGGCATCGAATTTCTCAAACATGATCAAGACCGCTTTGCCGGCCTGCTGGGTCAGGCGGCGTCCGGCGTGGTGCGCCTTGCCTGCGCGCTCGGCGAAAGGCAATCACGGTTCGACCGGTTCGACGTCGAGATGACCACCCGAATCGAAGGCGGCGCTCATGTCCTGAACGGGCGCAAGACGGTTGTCGTTCATGGTGCCCAGGCCGACCACCTAATCGTTTCGGCGCGAACCGCAGGCAACACGCGTGACCCGGATGGGATCACATTGTTTGTGGTGCCCTCGGACATCCGGGGGCTTTGCCGCACCGATTATCGCACGATTGATGGAATGCGGGCCGCCGATATAGAGTTTGCCAACGTGCGCCTGCCCGATTCAGCACGTCTCGGCGCTGCGGGCGAGGCCTGGCCGATCATCGACGCGGTTTCGGATTACACCTGCGCCTTGCTTTGTGCCGAAGCGGTCGGGATCATGCAGGCTGTCAACGACACGACACTGGAATATCTCAAGATGCGCCGACAGTTTGATCAGCCAATCGGGGCATACCAGGCATTGCAACATCGCATGGCCGAACTGTTCATCGAGGTCGAACAGGCCCGGTCGCTGGCCATGCTGGCCGCGAGCGTTGCAAGATCAGACGAGACCAGCAAACGCCGCCACACGATTTCGGCTGCCATGATCCGGGTCGGCCAGGCGGCCACGCGTGTTGGTCAGGAGGTAATCCAGATGCATGGCGGCATCGGAATGAGCAATGAAATGCAAGTTGCCCACTACTTCAAGCGACTTTCGGTTTTCGGTGCGCTGGAGGGTGACATAGATCATCATGTCGCACGCCTCGCACGACAGCCCGAATTTCGCCATCCAGACTGA
- a CDS encoding enoyl-CoA hydratase/isomerase family protein: protein MKHVEINRPRVDLLHVRLKGTGQYNLMSYAMLHELWQTANTVQADPTIRVVVVSGATGHFSAGMNLKQAEVRGYQDLDTEQRLAVHSIGARACAAWEALDAITIAAIEGYCLGGGLAFCVASDFRVASTKAVLGAPELLNGMNMSWQSLPRLVSLIGPALTRKLVMLAENITAAQAESWGLIDEIAPENEAEDVASALAYRLLEIAPAPLRMTKHAIAQAANTLNHAVSYMDLEQYVTCQSTETHGAALDAFFKKP, encoded by the coding sequence ATGAAACATGTCGAGATCAACCGCCCCCGAGTTGACCTTCTCCATGTGCGTCTGAAGGGTACAGGACAGTATAATCTGATGTCCTATGCGATGCTGCACGAACTTTGGCAGACCGCCAACACGGTACAGGCCGATCCTACAATTCGTGTTGTCGTGGTTTCGGGGGCAACCGGGCATTTCTCTGCCGGGATGAACCTCAAGCAGGCTGAGGTCAGGGGCTATCAAGATCTCGACACTGAACAAAGGCTGGCCGTTCACAGCATCGGGGCACGGGCCTGTGCCGCCTGGGAGGCGCTAGATGCCATCACTATCGCGGCCATCGAAGGCTATTGCCTGGGAGGTGGGCTGGCCTTCTGCGTCGCATCCGATTTCCGCGTGGCATCAACCAAGGCGGTGCTTGGTGCGCCCGAGCTGTTGAACGGTATGAACATGAGCTGGCAGAGCCTGCCGCGCCTGGTCTCCCTGATCGGCCCGGCGCTGACCCGCAAACTGGTCATGCTTGCCGAAAACATCACCGCCGCCCAGGCCGAAAGCTGGGGCCTGATCGACGAAATCGCCCCCGAGAACGAGGCCGAAGACGTTGCCTCTGCGCTGGCGTACCGGCTGCTTGAAATCGCCCCTGCCCCGCTTCGCATGACCAAGCATGCCATCGCACAGGCGGCCAACACATTGAACCACGCGGTCAGCTATATGGACCTGGAACAATATGTTACATGCCAGTCAACCGAAACGCATGGCGCGGCCCTCGACGCGTTCTTCAAGAAGCCCTGA
- a CDS encoding isopenicillin N synthase family dioxygenase, producing MCEIPIVDIGPLFGDDEKARAKTDREIANAAFDIGFMVVKNYPSDIKVGSAERNKMLKLFDIPEDDQRPYWKRNFAPENPHLYRGWFPLSSSPTRGREGYEIGPDIVRTLPADQADDVLYEPTPLPDEKLLPESWAKTTAEYYLSAENIGEHILASISRSLGIDESIFRDAFNDGISTLRLLHYPSRDNVISNGSTRYVEHDGKTFEQVAGAHVDSGLLTLLATCGVGGLQARDTHGKWIDVPVIDDSFAVNFGGLLERWTGGKIKATLHRVLGQGEHRYSIPFFFEPRPSTEIAPLPIDGIEPFEPFLYGDHLWATTTKFPENFGLAELRPPRAPYTDPLAG from the coding sequence ATGTGCGAAATTCCGATAGTCGACATAGGTCCACTATTTGGCGATGATGAAAAGGCCAGAGCGAAGACAGATCGCGAAATTGCCAACGCGGCATTCGACATCGGCTTCATGGTGGTCAAGAATTACCCCTCAGATATCAAGGTCGGATCCGCCGAGCGCAATAAGATGCTCAAGCTATTCGATATTCCCGAAGACGATCAGCGCCCCTACTGGAAGCGCAATTTTGCGCCTGAGAATCCACATCTTTACCGTGGCTGGTTCCCGCTGTCCTCAAGCCCGACCCGAGGGCGCGAAGGCTACGAAATCGGCCCTGACATTGTCCGCACACTGCCGGCAGACCAGGCGGATGATGTTCTATACGAGCCAACGCCGCTTCCAGACGAGAAGCTGCTGCCTGAAAGCTGGGCCAAGACGACAGCAGAGTATTACCTGAGTGCAGAAAACATCGGTGAACATATTCTGGCGTCGATTTCACGAAGCCTGGGGATCGACGAAAGCATTTTCCGCGATGCCTTCAACGATGGTATTTCCACCTTGCGCTTGTTGCATTATCCCAGCCGCGACAATGTGATTTCCAATGGTTCCACCCGCTATGTCGAGCATGACGGCAAGACTTTTGAGCAGGTCGCTGGCGCACATGTCGACTCGGGCCTGCTGACCCTTCTGGCGACCTGTGGTGTCGGCGGGCTGCAGGCAAGGGACACGCATGGCAAATGGATTGACGTTCCCGTCATCGACGACAGCTTTGCGGTCAACTTTGGCGGCCTTCTGGAACGCTGGACCGGCGGCAAGATCAAGGCAACGCTGCACCGCGTGCTCGGCCAGGGCGAACACCGCTATTCAATCCCGTTTTTCTTCGAGCCGCGGCCAAGCACCGAAATTGCACCGCTTCCCATCGACGGGATCGAACCATTCGAACCATTCCTCTATGGTGATCATCTCTGGGCTACTACGACGAAGTTCCCCGAGAATTTCGGACTGGCAGAGTTGCGTCCACCCCGAGCACCCTATACCGACCCGTTGGCCGGGTGA
- a CDS encoding ABC transporter permease has protein sequence MIKLLKSAPLTAIIGIIILLVTLLTGLFAPLIAPFGETQIVGNPYQPWSSAHPLGTDNLGRDMLSRMIYGARNTVGLALLTTSIAFGLGSYLGMFAALRSGWFDEVLSRMIDVLLAMPTLILALMLLAIVGTSIFNMVAVIAIIYIAPVYRLSRAAAMNVVGLDYVEAARLRGESTFRLLRREILPNISSTLIAEFGVRFCFVFLFIAALSFLGIGIQPPIADWGSMVKENATLISFGDITPLIPAGAIALLTIGINLIVDWMLHRASGLSD, from the coding sequence ATGATAAAACTTCTCAAATCCGCGCCGCTGACCGCCATTATTGGCATCATCATCCTGCTTGTGACGCTTCTGACCGGCCTCTTTGCGCCCCTTATCGCGCCGTTTGGGGAAACCCAGATCGTCGGCAACCCCTATCAACCCTGGAGCAGCGCGCATCCGCTCGGCACCGATAACCTGGGTCGCGACATGCTGTCACGCATGATCTATGGCGCACGCAACACTGTCGGGCTGGCACTGCTGACCACCTCCATTGCCTTCGGTCTCGGGTCTTATCTGGGGATGTTCGCCGCGCTGCGCTCGGGTTGGTTTGACGAAGTGCTTTCTCGTATGATCGACGTTTTGCTGGCGATGCCGACACTCATCCTCGCTCTGATGTTGCTGGCCATTGTCGGGACATCCATCTTTAACATGGTTGCCGTAATCGCAATCATCTATATTGCGCCGGTTTACCGGCTGTCACGGGCAGCGGCCATGAATGTGGTTGGGCTCGATTATGTCGAGGCCGCACGGCTGCGCGGAGAAAGCACGTTCCGGCTGTTACGGCGCGAGATCCTGCCAAATATCAGTTCCACCCTGATCGCCGAATTTGGCGTGCGGTTTTGCTTTGTGTTTCTGTTCATCGCCGCGCTGTCGTTTCTTGGCATCGGCATCCAGCCGCCCATCGCTGATTGGGGCAGCATGGTCAAAGAAAACGCAACGCTCATCTCCTTTGGGGATATCACCCCACTTATTCCGGCCGGGGCCATTGCCCTGTTGACCATCGGGATCAACCTGATTGTAGATTGGATGCTGCATCGCGCCAGCGGTCTGAGCGACTGA
- a CDS encoding LysR substrate-binding domain-containing protein, whose translation MRQYPPREPGDLIHHNCLLLRYPRSPEWFWTLMVGQAPTRVDVSGRYDADDGDVLTGWALAGRGIINKPRFDIAAELAAG comes from the coding sequence TTGCGACAGTACCCCCCGCGCGAACCGGGTGATCTGATACACCACAATTGCCTGTTGCTTCGGTATCCGCGCTCGCCCGAGTGGTTCTGGACATTGATGGTGGGGCAGGCCCCCACGCGCGTAGATGTCTCTGGCCGCTACGATGCCGATGACGGCGACGTGCTGACAGGCTGGGCACTGGCGGGACGCGGGATCATCAACAAACCCAGGTTTGATATCGCGGCGGAACTGGCGGCGGGATAG
- a CDS encoding ABC transporter ATP-binding protein: protein MGNLLTIRDLRLEAGNRREPVAILNRISLDLDRGEVLGLVGESGAGKSSAGLAAMGFARDGVRFAGGRVNFGGTELLGLSQEQLRKLHGKKIAYVAQSAAASFNPSMRLIDQYTEGPYLHGTATRRDSEADAITLYRQMQLPNPDEIGFRYPHQVSGGQLQRAMTAMAMACRPELIIFDEPTTALDVTTQIEVLGAIRDIVDQYDTAAIYISHDLAVVSQMADRICVMKDGVEVETANTSKMLDDPQQDYTRSLWAVRSFRRPETDTDAETTLLRGQGITAGYGGTPILNDLNFTIARGRTTAIVGESGSGKSTLARVLAGLLPQKSGEVFWHDGLLEPQLKKRDAKMLRNIQMIYQSADTSLNPRHTIRETLSRPVTKFTGRRGKALRARLAELMELVDLDVDFLDRRPGELSGGQKQRVGIARALAAEAEFIICDEVTSALDQLVAEGILKLLVRLQQSLGLTFMFITHDLATVEAIAHKVIVLKEGRIVEQNDRKSIFSDPQETYTKRLLESVPQMHPGWLTSAREREKELREREAS, encoded by the coding sequence ATGGGAAATCTTCTGACAATCCGCGACCTGCGCCTTGAGGCCGGCAACCGCCGTGAACCTGTTGCGATCCTGAACAGGATCTCACTCGACCTTGATCGCGGCGAGGTTTTGGGCCTTGTCGGTGAAAGCGGCGCCGGCAAAAGCTCGGCCGGGTTGGCCGCGATGGGATTCGCCCGAGACGGAGTGCGTTTTGCCGGGGGCCGCGTGAATTTCGGCGGCACAGAGCTTCTCGGACTGTCGCAGGAACAATTGCGAAAATTACATGGAAAGAAAATTGCTTACGTCGCGCAGTCGGCCGCCGCCAGCTTCAACCCTTCCATGCGGTTGATCGACCAATACACGGAAGGTCCATATCTGCACGGCACCGCCACCCGAAGAGACTCCGAGGCAGATGCCATAACGCTGTATCGCCAGATGCAGCTGCCAAATCCCGATGAGATCGGATTTCGCTATCCGCATCAGGTATCGGGCGGCCAACTCCAACGCGCAATGACAGCGATGGCGATGGCTTGCCGACCTGAGCTGATTATCTTCGACGAGCCAACGACGGCGCTGGACGTGACAACGCAGATCGAGGTGCTCGGCGCGATCCGCGATATCGTTGATCAATACGACACCGCCGCAATTTACATCAGCCACGATCTGGCAGTTGTCAGCCAGATGGCCGATCGCATCTGCGTGATGAAAGACGGCGTTGAGGTCGAGACAGCCAACACAAGCAAGATGTTGGACGATCCGCAACAGGATTATACGCGTTCGCTCTGGGCCGTCCGCTCTTTTCGCCGCCCCGAGACCGACACAGATGCCGAGACCACGCTGCTTCGGGGGCAGGGTATCACTGCAGGATATGGCGGAACTCCGATACTAAATGATCTGAACTTCACGATCGCGCGCGGCCGCACAACGGCCATCGTAGGAGAGAGCGGCTCGGGGAAATCGACGTTGGCCCGCGTGCTGGCAGGGCTATTGCCGCAGAAATCAGGCGAGGTTTTCTGGCACGACGGGTTGCTTGAGCCGCAGTTGAAAAAGCGCGATGCCAAGATGCTTCGCAACATCCAGATGATTTATCAATCAGCCGATACATCGCTCAATCCGCGTCACACCATCCGCGAAACCCTTTCGCGCCCGGTGACGAAGTTTACCGGAAGACGCGGCAAGGCTCTGCGTGCGCGGTTGGCCGAGCTGATGGAACTGGTTGATCTTGACGTCGATTTTCTTGACCGCAGGCCTGGTGAACTTTCCGGCGGGCAGAAACAGCGGGTTGGCATTGCCCGGGCACTTGCCGCCGAAGCGGAATTCATCATCTGCGATGAGGTGACAAGCGCGCTTGATCAGCTTGTCGCCGAGGGTATTCTGAAACTCCTGGTGAGGCTTCAGCAAAGTCTCGGATTGACGTTCATGTTCATCACTCACGATCTTGCCACCGTCGAAGCGATTGCACACAAGGTTATTGTGCTGAAGGAAGGTCGCATCGTCGAGCAAAACGACCGAAAGTCTATCTTCAGCGATCCTCAAGAAACATATACAAAACGCCTTCTTGAATCAGTGCCGCAGATGCATCCTGGCTGGCTTACATCTGCGCGCGAACGCGAAAAGGAACTGCGTGAGCGCGAGGCGTCCTAA
- a CDS encoding ABC transporter substrate-binding protein: MTTNRILKTGPSRRGFIAGTAAVGAGLMLPAGAFGQTAPKKGGTLRVGLSKGSSSDSMDPATFNNDFMFATGYAVFNTLTEIAPDGTAKPNLAESYEASADAATWTFRLREDADFSDGKKVTAEDVISSIRHHMGEDSKSGIKPLLAQITGIRADGDKVVIFELEGGNADFPFVFNDYHLGIRQSTGDGIDPHSLIGTGGFTIETFEPGVRVELKRRDDYWKKGYAHFDKVEILKVGDVAARMNALMNGEVDVIDRPDYKTIDLLGRNPNVQVVTHDSPVHYIMPMHTDTAPYDDVNVRQALKYGIDREQMVQSVLYGYGSVGNDQPIASTMLYYNDDLEQIAYDPERAKHHLSKAGLSSLDVTLSTADTAFNGAVDTSVLFKESAKAANININVDRQPDDGYFSNVWLKKPFCGSYWGGRPTADLMFTAAYAEGADWNETKWKNERFNVLLLQARPELNHERRAEMYGEMQKIVKEDGGALIPAFGNAVWAMSKNIAMPEQLSEMWGFDSWRFIERWWTA; the protein is encoded by the coding sequence GTGACCACCAATCGCATCCTCAAAACCGGCCCGAGCCGCCGCGGATTCATCGCAGGAACTGCTGCCGTCGGCGCGGGCCTGATGTTGCCCGCTGGCGCTTTCGGCCAGACGGCTCCGAAAAAAGGCGGCACGCTTCGGGTGGGCCTGAGCAAAGGTTCGTCGTCGGACAGCATGGACCCGGCAACGTTCAACAACGACTTCATGTTCGCGACCGGCTATGCCGTGTTCAACACTCTGACAGAAATCGCCCCTGACGGCACGGCCAAACCAAATCTGGCTGAAAGCTATGAAGCAAGTGCCGATGCCGCCACCTGGACCTTCCGCTTGCGTGAAGACGCCGATTTCTCGGACGGCAAGAAGGTGACTGCCGAAGACGTGATCTCCTCGATCCGTCACCATATGGGGGAAGACTCCAAATCGGGCATCAAGCCGCTGCTGGCGCAGATCACCGGTATCCGCGCAGATGGCGACAAGGTCGTGATCTTTGAACTCGAAGGCGGAAACGCGGATTTCCCCTTTGTATTCAACGATTATCACCTGGGCATTCGTCAATCAACCGGCGACGGCATTGATCCACACAGCCTGATCGGAACCGGCGGCTTTACCATTGAGACCTTCGAACCTGGTGTGCGCGTCGAGTTGAAACGCCGCGACGATTACTGGAAAAAGGGCTACGCGCATTTCGATAAGGTCGAGATCCTCAAGGTCGGCGATGTGGCGGCGCGAATGAATGCGTTGATGAACGGTGAGGTCGACGTGATCGACCGCCCTGATTACAAAACCATTGATCTGCTAGGGCGCAATCCGAACGTCCAGGTTGTCACCCATGACAGCCCGGTGCATTATATCATGCCGATGCATACCGACACCGCGCCCTATGATGACGTGAACGTGCGGCAGGCCCTGAAATACGGCATCGACCGCGAACAGATGGTCCAGTCCGTCCTCTATGGATATGGCAGCGTCGGCAACGACCAGCCTATTGCCTCGACGATGCTCTACTACAACGACGATCTGGAACAGATCGCCTATGATCCCGAGCGCGCAAAGCACCATTTGAGCAAGGCAGGGCTATCGTCACTGGATGTCACGCTGTCCACAGCGGATACGGCGTTCAACGGTGCGGTGGATACCTCGGTGTTGTTCAAGGAATCTGCCAAGGCCGCCAACATCAACATCAATGTCGACCGGCAGCCGGATGATGGGTACTTCTCGAACGTCTGGTTGAAGAAACCGTTCTGCGGCTCCTATTGGGGCGGTCGTCCAACAGCGGATTTGATGTTCACGGCGGCATATGCCGAAGGCGCTGACTGGAACGAAACCAAATGGAAGAACGAACGCTTCAATGTGTTGCTGTTGCAGGCGCGCCCTGAGCTGAACCACGAACGCCGCGCCGAGATGTATGGCGAGATGCAGAAGATCGTGAAAGAAGATGGCGGCGCTCTCATCCCGGCTTTCGGCAACGCTGTCTGGGCGATGTCGAAGAATATCGCGATGCCCGAACAGCTCTCGGAGATGTGGGGTTTTGACAGCTGGCGCTTCATCGAACGTTGGTGGACAGCCTGA